From the genome of Thermogutta terrifontis, one region includes:
- a CDS encoding PQQ-binding-like beta-propeller repeat protein, whose product MRSFAWTVLLPLTVAILGLGAIVTWMVAVPTPPLERRVPGLDRPVRSIRQKSEKRELSGTLVTLEGKPSSVPGEWPRFRGPNLDAIWEDPSVTLARSWPPEGPRRIWSIEVGEGFAAAAIKDGRVYIIDYDRDKEEDVVRCLSLDDGRDIWQFRYHNTVKRNHGMSRTIPTVTDKYVVTIGPKCHVACLDRLTGKNYWLIDMAERWGATVPPWYTGQCPLVENDRVILAPGGPQALMVAVDAATGKELWRTPNPRDWKMTHSSIMPVVFQGIRMYVYCATGGVVAVRADDGTILWDTSEWKISLATVPSPLALPDDRIFFCGGYDSGALLMRLKKEGDRIIPAVESQLPPQQFGSTQQTPVLYKGFIYGVREKDKQMVCLDLNGNQRWASGPQYRFGLGPYMIANGLLLALDDDGRLTMAEATPEAFRPLAQARVLEGHDCWGPMAIVKGRLIVRSSTEMVCLDLTAN is encoded by the coding sequence ATGCGTTCCTTTGCTTGGACAGTTCTCCTTCCGCTCACCGTCGCCATCCTTGGATTGGGGGCGATTGTGACTTGGATGGTGGCGGTGCCAACGCCGCCGCTGGAACGCCGCGTCCCCGGATTGGATCGGCCAGTTCGGTCGATCAGACAGAAGTCCGAAAAACGCGAGCTATCCGGCACGCTTGTGACGCTGGAAGGGAAACCTTCGTCGGTTCCGGGGGAATGGCCGAGGTTCCGCGGACCCAATCTGGATGCCATTTGGGAAGATCCCAGCGTCACTCTCGCACGCTCCTGGCCACCGGAGGGACCCCGGCGAATCTGGTCCATTGAAGTGGGGGAAGGATTCGCAGCGGCAGCCATCAAGGACGGGCGGGTCTACATTATCGACTACGATCGCGACAAGGAAGAAGACGTGGTCCGCTGTCTATCGCTGGACGATGGTCGGGATATTTGGCAGTTCCGCTATCACAATACTGTCAAACGCAACCATGGCATGTCCCGTACCATTCCAACGGTGACCGATAAGTACGTGGTGACCATTGGCCCAAAGTGCCACGTGGCCTGTCTGGATCGTTTGACGGGCAAGAACTACTGGCTCATCGATATGGCGGAACGCTGGGGGGCTACCGTGCCACCCTGGTATACGGGCCAATGCCCGCTGGTGGAGAACGATCGGGTGATCCTCGCGCCGGGCGGACCTCAGGCCCTTATGGTGGCGGTTGATGCGGCAACGGGCAAGGAATTGTGGCGAACGCCCAATCCACGCGACTGGAAAATGACCCATTCTTCCATTATGCCGGTCGTGTTCCAAGGGATTCGAATGTATGTGTATTGTGCGACCGGTGGCGTGGTCGCGGTTCGAGCGGATGACGGCACCATCCTTTGGGACACATCCGAGTGGAAAATCAGCCTCGCCACCGTTCCGTCTCCGCTTGCTCTGCCCGATGATCGCATTTTTTTCTGCGGCGGCTACGATTCGGGTGCCCTGCTCATGCGTTTAAAAAAAGAGGGCGACAGGATCATCCCCGCGGTGGAATCGCAGCTTCCTCCCCAGCAGTTTGGCTCGACCCAGCAAACCCCCGTGCTGTACAAAGGGTTTATTTACGGCGTGCGAGAAAAGGACAAACAGATGGTCTGCCTCGACCTGAACGGCAACCAACGCTGGGCGAGCGGTCCCCAGTATCGATTTGGATTGGGACCTTATATGATCGCGAATGGCCTGCTTCTGGCGTTGGACGACGACGGCAGGCTGACCATGGCGGAGGCCACCCCCGAGGCCTTTCGGCCCCTGGCGCAGGCTCGGGTGCTGGAGGGGCATGACTGCTGGGGCCCCATGGCCATTGTCAAGGGCCGCCTCATTGTTCGCAGCAGCACGGAGATGGTCTGCCTGGATTTGACGGCCAACTGA
- a CDS encoding Gfo/Idh/MocA family protein, which yields MPSKTDRRTFLAAGGAAVAALIRHDLVFGSEANSRVRLGLIGCGGRGRWIANLFRDHGGYTIAAVHDYFPDRAEAAGTQFAVPENRRYTGLLGYRRMLDDGGLDAVAVESPPFFHPEQAATAVEAGVHVFLAKPVAVDVAGCRVIEQAGQKATAKKLVFLVDFQTRACPLYQEAVRRVQAGDIGTIVSAEAVYYCGPTWVAPADLDVKNPEHLLRAWGAFRVLSGDIITEQNIHALDVATWFLDAAPERAYGVGGRKGKTGPGDCWDHFSVIFTFPNEVILTFASKQYGAGYDDIGCRIFGTEGTADTHYFGTVSIQGKKPFPGGPTGNLYTDGAKTNIAAFYEAITKGDFSNPTVAPSVRSNLTTILGRMAAYQKAEVTWDQMLATNERWDFDVTGLKE from the coding sequence ATGCCGAGCAAGACCGATCGCCGGACATTTCTCGCCGCTGGCGGCGCCGCCGTGGCTGCATTGATTCGCCATGACCTGGTTTTTGGCAGCGAGGCCAACTCGCGGGTCCGCTTGGGCCTTATCGGATGTGGTGGCCGGGGGCGCTGGATCGCCAACCTCTTCCGAGACCATGGAGGCTACACGATTGCGGCGGTCCACGACTATTTTCCTGACCGTGCCGAGGCAGCTGGGACGCAGTTTGCGGTGCCGGAAAACCGGCGTTACACCGGGCTGCTGGGTTATCGACGGATGCTGGACGATGGGGGCCTGGATGCCGTCGCCGTTGAAAGTCCCCCGTTCTTCCATCCTGAACAGGCCGCCACAGCGGTCGAAGCCGGCGTGCACGTCTTTCTGGCCAAACCCGTGGCTGTCGATGTGGCGGGTTGTCGGGTAATTGAACAGGCAGGTCAGAAGGCGACGGCCAAGAAACTGGTTTTTCTTGTGGACTTTCAAACCCGGGCCTGCCCGCTCTATCAGGAAGCGGTTCGTCGTGTTCAGGCCGGTGATATCGGCACGATCGTGAGTGCCGAGGCTGTGTACTACTGTGGTCCCACCTGGGTGGCACCCGCCGATCTGGATGTGAAAAACCCGGAACATCTCCTCCGGGCATGGGGAGCGTTTCGGGTTCTTTCTGGCGACATCATCACCGAGCAAAACATCCATGCCCTGGACGTGGCCACGTGGTTCCTGGATGCGGCTCCCGAGCGAGCTTACGGAGTGGGCGGTCGCAAAGGCAAAACCGGACCTGGAGACTGCTGGGATCATTTCTCCGTAATCTTCACCTTTCCCAATGAAGTCATCCTCACATTTGCATCCAAACAGTACGGAGCCGGGTATGATGACATCGGCTGTCGCATCTTCGGAACGGAAGGGACAGCCGACACCCATTATTTTGGAACGGTCAGCATTCAGGGGAAAAAACCTTTTCCAGGAGGCCCGACTGGCAATCTTTACACAGATGGTGCGAAAACCAACATTGCTGCCTTCTATGAGGCCATCACCAAGGGGGATTTCAGCAATCCCACCGTAGCTCCCAGCGTCCGTAGCAATCTCACCACGATCCTTGGGCGGATGGCTGCGTACCAAAAAGCAGAGGTCACGTGGGATCAAATGCTGGCCACGAACGAACGGTGGGACTTTGACGTAACGGGCCTCAAGGAATAA
- a CDS encoding alpha/beta hydrolase-fold protein, whose translation MKRWIGCVVGTSAILAWLAAFQTVSAQMYKDLHSKLEKRVYKNAEGETLPYRLWKPENYDPNKKYPLIIFLHGAGERGDDNEAQLKNDEFLTLVLDPQHPAFLIAPQCPRNSWWAGLRRQADSSQPWPNELTRPMKLVIELFDQIRKELSVDPDRCYVTGLSMGGFGTFDLLLRRPHDFAAAVPICGGGDTSRAKEIAHIPMWIFHGGADPVVPVSLSRAMVEALKKAGGKVRYTEYPGVGHNSWSRAYQEPELREWLFQQVRSGSGESSGS comes from the coding sequence ATGAAACGGTGGATCGGCTGTGTCGTGGGAACGTCGGCTATTTTGGCCTGGTTGGCGGCCTTTCAAACGGTCTCAGCCCAGATGTACAAAGATCTCCACAGCAAACTGGAAAAACGGGTGTACAAGAATGCAGAGGGGGAAACGCTTCCTTACCGCCTCTGGAAGCCGGAAAACTATGATCCGAACAAAAAGTATCCCCTGATCATCTTTCTGCACGGGGCTGGTGAGCGCGGGGATGACAACGAGGCCCAGCTTAAAAACGATGAATTCTTGACACTCGTGCTCGATCCCCAGCATCCGGCCTTTCTCATTGCTCCACAATGTCCGCGGAATTCCTGGTGGGCGGGTCTTCGCCGCCAGGCGGATTCGTCTCAACCCTGGCCCAATGAACTCACGCGGCCCATGAAGCTGGTCATCGAGCTTTTCGACCAAATCCGCAAGGAATTGAGCGTGGATCCCGATCGGTGCTACGTGACCGGGCTTTCGATGGGTGGGTTTGGTACGTTTGACCTTTTGCTTCGGCGTCCGCATGATTTCGCTGCGGCCGTGCCTATCTGTGGTGGGGGCGATACCTCCCGTGCCAAGGAAATTGCCCATATTCCGATGTGGATCTTCCATGGAGGCGCTGATCCCGTGGTGCCAGTCTCCCTCTCCCGAGCCATGGTCGAAGCCCTCAAAAAAGCAGGCGGAAAAGTACGCTACACAGAATACCCCGGGGTAGGCCACAACTCGTGGTCCCGGGCCTATCAGGAGCCGGAACTCCGCGAATGGCTGTTTCAACAGGTCCGCTCCGGATCGGGCGAATCATCGGGTTCATGA
- a CDS encoding thiamine phosphate synthase: MEREFTPGALRALAAAATWQYGEGSGGLRLVSILMGLLAEPECRAAMILRELGISEELLLAHWPELHRSAEPPPIPLESPPQFHPEVKSLFTAVDLYMDWGDWPPIISTEHLLLGLAGCEHPVADWLREQGLNFTQLRQQILQRYGTGGQWRSASQEAVGGQIEALPSPGEEESIFSPEVGHAQIKPSASCEPPEEERLRREEPPADSRTTSSDEAKKEDAVSKLTVSTAMGLYRIVDAAINRALEGLRVVEDYVRFVLDDPFLVGELKDIRHAFSRLAGEFPMAYRLAARETQTDVGTRIKHSHEMKRESVEGLLDANLSRVREAIRSVEECAKVLQPELAERFEQLRYRCYTLHRAIRITELSRERLQNARLYVLVDARPSPDEFQALITSLVEAGVHVIQLREKTLEDRLLLERARIARKITRGTQTLFIMNDRPDLAVLSQADGVHVGQEELTVKDVRALVGPDMLIGVSTHDIEQARQAVLDGANYIGCGPTFPSSTKQFSHFPGLEFLRQVASEITLPAFAIGGINESNIDAVLKTGIFRVAVSAAVVDAPDPPGAAKRLLAKLQGTPTR; this comes from the coding sequence ATGGAACGTGAATTTACACCAGGAGCGCTTCGTGCGCTGGCCGCTGCTGCAACCTGGCAGTACGGGGAAGGGTCCGGCGGTCTCCGGCTGGTAAGCATCCTCATGGGTCTGCTCGCTGAACCGGAATGCCGCGCGGCGATGATTCTGCGAGAACTCGGTATCAGCGAGGAATTACTTCTCGCCCATTGGCCAGAACTTCATCGGTCTGCGGAGCCGCCACCAATTCCCCTGGAGTCACCGCCGCAATTCCATCCCGAAGTAAAAAGCCTCTTCACAGCGGTCGATCTTTATATGGATTGGGGCGATTGGCCGCCCATTATCTCCACGGAGCATTTGCTCTTGGGACTGGCGGGCTGCGAGCACCCCGTTGCCGACTGGCTCCGCGAACAGGGATTGAATTTCACACAGCTCCGGCAGCAGATTCTGCAGCGCTATGGCACCGGTGGGCAGTGGCGGTCGGCATCACAGGAAGCCGTGGGGGGCCAGATTGAAGCTCTGCCGTCGCCCGGGGAAGAAGAATCAATTTTTTCGCCCGAAGTGGGTCATGCGCAGATCAAGCCCTCCGCTTCTTGTGAACCTCCGGAAGAAGAAAGACTTCGGCGAGAAGAACCTCCAGCAGATTCTCGCACGACGTCTTCTGACGAGGCGAAAAAGGAGGATGCCGTTTCGAAACTCACCGTCTCCACCGCGATGGGACTCTATCGCATCGTGGATGCAGCGATCAACCGTGCGTTGGAAGGCCTCCGTGTTGTGGAAGATTATGTTCGGTTTGTGCTGGATGATCCCTTTCTTGTGGGCGAGCTTAAAGACATTCGTCATGCGTTTTCCCGGCTTGCGGGCGAATTTCCCATGGCCTACCGCCTCGCTGCCCGGGAAACTCAAACCGATGTCGGCACCCGGATCAAGCATTCCCACGAAATGAAACGCGAGTCTGTGGAAGGGCTGCTCGATGCGAATTTATCCCGCGTTCGCGAGGCCATCCGCAGCGTGGAAGAATGCGCGAAGGTACTCCAACCGGAACTAGCAGAGCGCTTTGAACAACTTCGCTACCGGTGTTACACACTGCATCGGGCCATTCGCATCACCGAGCTCTCTCGGGAGCGTCTGCAAAACGCGCGACTTTATGTCCTGGTGGACGCACGGCCTTCACCTGACGAATTCCAGGCCCTGATCACGTCACTTGTGGAAGCCGGTGTCCACGTGATTCAACTCCGAGAGAAAACGCTCGAGGATCGCTTACTGTTGGAACGGGCACGGATTGCTCGCAAAATCACCCGGGGCACACAAACGTTGTTCATCATGAACGATCGCCCGGATCTGGCCGTCCTGAGTCAGGCTGACGGAGTCCATGTGGGGCAGGAGGAACTGACGGTCAAGGATGTCCGCGCCCTTGTAGGCCCTGACATGTTGATAGGTGTTTCCACCCATGATATCGAGCAGGCCCGACAGGCTGTCCTCGATGGGGCCAATTACATTGGATGTGGGCCGACGTTTCCTTCGTCAACCAAACAGTTTTCGCACTTCCCCGGGTTGGAGTTCTTGCGACAGGTCGCCTCGGAAATCACCCTGCCCGCATTCGCCATCGGGGGCATCAACGAGTCGAACATCGATGCGGTACTGAAAACGGGAATTTTTCGCGTGGCGGTATCCGCGGCCGTGGTGGATGCTCCCGATCCCCCGGGGGCCGCGAAACGGCTCCTGGCCAAGCTTCAAGGTACGCCCACCCGCTGA
- a CDS encoding diguanylate cyclase, with product MTDIAAPASAIPETDVTSLPSELMKPSEAAAQAPSADAVPSGRETGEPDFVHYERLVAARLGVSAGLFAALRVRHLPTAIHSLRVALLCSAWAKWRGMTEQERDELEVAALLHDVGLIGLPDQILLKPGPLTPEEILYVDRARLMSVEILRHVTDNENILRIVGNVPAWYDATRAGYSAWGRAIPEAARMIAVAEAFDAMTTDHLYRPAMSVERAFAELYHGAGRQFDPDLVEEFVRFYRSGVDAAKQDVARRWLTDLDAESVNHLWRWVSPSQTILPPEMETVFQHRLLQNMRDGVIFVDTQELILQWNPGAERLSGIMAEAVRSRKWSPTILGLRSERGEPLTEQDCPVLTALRCGAQVLRRLSMQGRNQEKVPVDLHAVPVVLQDGTILGAVAIIHDASPEINLEQRLEYFRERVTRDPLTDLANRAEFDRMLPLFVEQYQRRGIPFSLIICDLDRFKQVNDTYGHQAGDDALRTLAGVLRRYSRSGDLVARYGGEEFVMLCAACDIATATRRAEEMREALARTPLARLNGRVVTASFGVTEVQPGDTPETILRRADRALLMAKANGRNMVIQLGVGNHGETAPVSAKRWWWRAASTEVVVEETLISPFPLALAVEKLHGFIADHQARILKVQGNRLEMEIEVRNPLRSRRRSDRPVCFEMVVVMNEDKPATGDTPARSCFRVRVAPKSTRERRRREIAARLEELLTSFRSYLAISEVQPHHSNPVWLRLRSMLQKSLSQLMPRFRLL from the coding sequence ATGACTGACATCGCGGCGCCAGCTTCCGCTATCCCCGAGACCGATGTGACATCGCTGCCCAGCGAACTGATGAAACCTTCAGAAGCAGCAGCGCAAGCGCCCTCAGCGGATGCTGTCCCGTCTGGTCGGGAAACCGGGGAACCGGACTTCGTGCACTACGAACGACTTGTGGCAGCCCGGCTGGGGGTGTCGGCCGGTCTGTTTGCAGCCCTCCGGGTCCGCCACCTGCCGACGGCCATTCACTCCTTACGGGTCGCCCTTCTGTGCTCGGCCTGGGCAAAATGGCGCGGGATGACCGAGCAGGAGCGCGACGAGCTGGAGGTTGCCGCCCTTCTGCACGACGTGGGTCTGATCGGACTGCCGGATCAAATCCTACTTAAACCCGGGCCGTTGACCCCGGAAGAAATTCTTTACGTCGATCGTGCCCGGCTGATGAGCGTGGAAATCCTCCGGCACGTGACGGACAATGAAAACATTCTGCGGATTGTGGGCAACGTGCCGGCATGGTATGACGCGACCCGAGCAGGGTACTCCGCATGGGGGCGGGCCATTCCCGAAGCAGCCCGGATGATCGCCGTCGCGGAAGCTTTCGATGCAATGACCACGGATCACCTTTATCGCCCCGCGATGAGCGTGGAGCGGGCGTTTGCCGAGCTCTATCATGGGGCGGGACGTCAATTCGACCCTGATCTCGTCGAAGAGTTTGTCCGGTTTTATCGAAGTGGTGTGGATGCAGCCAAACAGGATGTCGCCCGACGCTGGCTTACCGACCTTGACGCCGAATCGGTCAACCATCTCTGGCGGTGGGTCTCCCCCAGTCAAACCATCCTCCCGCCCGAGATGGAAACCGTCTTCCAGCACCGCCTTTTGCAGAACATGCGGGATGGCGTCATCTTCGTCGATACCCAGGAGCTTATCCTCCAGTGGAATCCTGGAGCGGAGCGGCTCAGCGGAATCATGGCGGAAGCCGTGCGATCGCGAAAGTGGTCGCCCACCATTCTGGGGTTGCGGAGCGAACGGGGAGAACCGCTGACCGAGCAGGATTGTCCGGTACTTACCGCCCTGCGATGCGGCGCCCAGGTGCTGCGGCGCCTCAGCATGCAGGGCAGGAATCAGGAGAAAGTCCCGGTCGATCTCCACGCCGTCCCGGTTGTCCTGCAGGATGGGACTATTCTCGGCGCCGTGGCCATCATTCATGACGCTTCACCGGAGATCAATCTGGAACAGCGGCTCGAATACTTCCGCGAACGCGTTACCCGCGATCCGCTCACGGACCTTGCTAACCGCGCGGAATTCGACCGCATGTTGCCCCTCTTTGTGGAGCAGTACCAGCGGCGAGGAATTCCCTTCAGCCTTATCATCTGCGATCTCGATCGCTTCAAACAGGTCAATGACACCTACGGTCATCAAGCGGGGGACGACGCGCTACGGACGCTGGCGGGGGTGCTGCGCCGATATTCCCGGTCGGGAGACCTGGTGGCCAGATACGGCGGAGAAGAATTCGTCATGCTCTGTGCTGCGTGTGACATTGCGACGGCCACCCGTCGCGCCGAAGAAATGCGGGAAGCCCTCGCTCGCACACCCCTGGCTCGGCTGAACGGTCGGGTGGTGACGGCCAGTTTCGGAGTCACAGAAGTTCAGCCGGGCGACACTCCCGAAACAATTCTCCGGCGGGCGGATCGGGCGCTTCTCATGGCCAAGGCCAATGGCCGGAATATGGTTATCCAACTCGGAGTTGGCAATCACGGCGAGACCGCACCCGTCAGCGCCAAACGCTGGTGGTGGCGTGCTGCATCCACGGAGGTCGTGGTGGAAGAGACCCTGATCAGCCCTTTTCCACTTGCCCTGGCTGTGGAAAAACTACACGGATTCATTGCCGACCATCAGGCACGGATTCTCAAAGTGCAGGGAAACCGCCTGGAAATGGAGATCGAGGTTCGAAATCCCCTCCGCAGCAGACGCCGTTCAGACCGTCCCGTGTGCTTCGAAATGGTGGTGGTGATGAACGAAGACAAACCCGCCACCGGGGACACGCCCGCACGGTCGTGCTTCCGTGTCAGGGTTGCCCCGAAGTCCACCCGGGAACGCCGCCGTCGCGAAATTGCCGCCCGATTGGAAGAACTTCTTACAAGTTTTCGCTCCTACCTAGCGATTTCCGAAGTGCAGCCTCACCACAGCAATCCGGTCTGGCTGCGGCTGCGCTCCATGTTGCAGAAAAGTCTTTCGCAGTTGATGCCACGGTTTCGCCTGCTCTGA